The Bacillota bacterium sequence CGGGGGAGGTACATGCAGGAGGCCGTCCCCCCGGGGGAGGGCGCCATGGCCGCGGTGATGGGGATATCGGCTCTGGAGGTGGAGGAAATCTGCCGCCGGGCGCAAAAAGAGGGGGTGGTGGAGCCGGTCAACTACAACTGCCCGGGGCAGACGGTGGTGGCCGGACACGCCGGGGCGGTGCGGGAGGTGATGAGGCTGGCCAGGGAAGCGGGGGCGCGGCGGGTGCAGGAGCTGGCAGTGAGTGCACCCTTCCACTCCTCCCTGATGGCGCCGGCCCGCGAGAGGCTGGCGCGTGACCTCGCCCGCGCCCAGATCAAGGACCCGGCCTTCCCGGTGGTGGCCAACGTGCACGGCAACTACGTGACCACGGCGGAGGAAGTGCGGAAGTCCCTGGAGCAGCAGGTGGATCACCCGGTGCGGTGGGAGGATTGCGTGCGCAGGCTGGTGGGTGACGGGGTCCGGCTGTTCGTGGAAGTGGGCCCGGGGACGGTGCTGGCCGGCTTCTGCAAACGGATCTGCCCACAGGTTCCGGTTTTCAGCGTGGGCGACCTGCCTTCCCTGGGGCGGCTGCTTGATTCCCGGGAGGAGGTTTGCTAATATTGGCGAGGCACTTGCCCAGATAACGGGGACCGTGCCAGATCTCTCTAATTGCCAGCAGGGGGTGGGGATAGTGGCGGGTAAGGACGCCATCTTCCAGAAGCTGAAGCGGATCATAGTGGAGCAACTCGGCGTAGATGACGAGGCGGTTACCATGGAGGCCTCCTTCCAGGACGACCTGGGGGCAGATTCCCTCGACGTGGTGGAACTTCTCATGGCCATCGAAGAGGAGTTTGAAATCGAGATCCCCGATGAGGATGCCGAGAAGATCCAGACGGTGGGGGACGCCGTTGAGTACATTCGGGAGCGGGTTTCCTGACCAAGGGTGAAACCGTGCAGCGCCAGCGAGTAGTGGTTACGGGTATGGGCCTTATCACCCCGGTGGGAACCGGGGTGGAGGCGTTCTGGCGCTCCCTGCAGGAAGGCCGCTCCGGGGTGGGGCCCATTACCCGGTTTGATGCCAGCCAGTTTCCCGTCCGCATCGCGGCCCAGGTGGATGACTTCGATCCCCTCCAGTACATGGACCGCCGCGACGCCCGCCGCATGGACCGTTTCGTCCAGATGGCCCTCGCGGCAGCTCACCTGGCCCTCCAGGATGCCCGCTTGCGGCTGGAGGATTGCGACCTGGATCAGGTGGGCATCACCATGGGCACGGGCATCGGAGGCATCCACACCCTGGTTGATCAGATGGGCGTGATGGCGGATAAGGGCCCCGACCGGGTGAGCCCTTTCTTCATCCCCATGATGATCGCCAACATGGCGGGGGGGCAGCTGGCCATCTCCCTGGGGGCCCGGGGCCCCAACACTACTCACGTGACCGCCTGTGCCGCCTCGGCGAACGCGATCGGGGACGCCTTCCGCATCCTGCAGCGGGGGGAAGCCCAGGTCATGCTCACCGGCGGCACCGAGGGGTGTCTGGTGCCCATCGCCCTGGCCGGGTTCTGTTCCATGAAGGCTCTGTCCGAGCGCAACGACGATCCCGCCCGGGCGAGCCGTCCTTTCGATGCCCGGCGGGACGGGTTCGTGATGGGAGAGGGAGCGGGGGTCCTGGTCCTGGAGTCGCTCCCCTTTGCCCGGGCCCGCGGCGCCCGCATTTACGCCGAATTGGCCGGTTACGGGATGACGGGAGATGCCTACCACGTCACCGCTCCTCCCCCGGACGGCAACGGGGGAGCCCGGGCCATGAAGAGGGCCCTGACTGACGCCGGGCTCGAGCCCACCGACGTGGACTACATCAACGCACACGGTACCGCTACCCCGCTTGGGGATGCCGCGGAGACGGCGGCCATCAAGGCGGTGTTCGGGGAGTACGCCTACCGCATCCCGGTGTCATCCACCAAGTCCATGACCGGCCACCTGCTGGGTGCAGCCGGGGTGGTGGAACTGGCGGCGTGCATCCTGGCTATCCGCGATGGTGTGGTTCCTCCCACCATCAACTACGAGTATCCCGATCCCGAGTGCGACCTGGATTACGTGCCCAACCGGGCGCGGCCGCATCGGGTGGACGTGGCTTTATCCAACTCATTCGGCTTCGGAGGCCAGAACGCCACCCTGATCGTGAAGCGCTATGAGGGTTGAGGACGCCGGTCGAGAGGTCCTGGTACTCGCGCATCTGCGACGGGTACTGGGGGAGTTCCGCAGTGACGGCCTTTTCCTTCAGGCCGTCACTCACAGTTCCTGGGTGCAGGAGCACGCCGGGGCAGGGCGTGACTCCAACGAGCGCCTGGAGTTCCTGGGGGATGCGGTGGTGGGGCTGGCCGTGGCCTCCTACCTGTATTCCCGGTTCCCGGGGGCGCGGGAGGGAGAACTCAGCCGGCTCAAGGCTGCCGCGGTGGGCGAGGGGGCCCTGGCTCAGGCCGCGCGCCGGCTGGGCCTGGGGGGGCTGCTCTTCCTGGGCCGGGGGGAAGAGCAGAGCGGGGGGGCGAGCAAGCCCGCCCTTCTGGCAGACGTATTCGAGGCGGTGTGCGCTGCCCTCTACCTGGACGGCGGCTGGCAGAGAGCGCGTGACTTCGTGGTGGACCAGCTTGCCCCCGCAGTGGAGCGCGCCCTGAAACGGGGGACGGGTGATTTCAAGAGCACCCTGCAGGAGAGGGTGCAGGAACAGGGGGGCACTGTTTCTTACCGGGTGGTGGCTGAGGAGGGCCCGGATCATGCCCGCGTCTTCACAGTGGAAGTGCTGGTGGATGGCCGGGTGGCGGGCCGGGGAAGGGGGCGGAGCAAGAAAGCGGCTGAACAGGAAGCTGCCCGGATTGCTTTGGAGGAATTGAGCCCTAAGCTGGCGAAATAAATCGTGCCACCTTGCAGAAACAGGAAATTGACAAAGGGGGTACGTAGGTGGAAGTCCTGAAAGTGTCCGCCCAATCCCGACCCAAGGCGGTGGCGGGGGCCCTGGCAGCCCTCCTGCGTGAAAAAGGCTCGGCTCAGATTCAGGCGGTGGGAGCCGGTGCCGTGAACCAGGCGGTCAAGGCCATCGCCATAGCCCGGGGCTACGTGGCTCCCAACGGTATCGACGCAGTGGTTATCCCTGCCTTTTCGGAGGTGGCCATTGACGGCGAGGTGCGGACGGCCATCAGATTCATAGTCGAGCAACGGTGAAGCAGGCCCCCGGGTTCCGGGGGTCTTGCCCACGGAGAAACCATGTTATTACGGCGTATCGAGGTCCTGGGTTTTAAGTCCTTCGCGGACCGCATCTCCCTGGAAATAGGTCCTGGAGTTACCGCCATAGTGGGGCCCAATGGTACAGGCAAGTCCAACCTGGCCGATGCCGTGCGTTGGGCCCTCGGTGAGGCCAACCCCCGGCAGCTGCGGGGGTTGCGCATGGAGGATATGATTTTCGGGGGCTCCGAGTCGCGCCGTCCCCTTTCCATGGCGGAAGTGTCCCTAACTTTCGACAACAGCGACGGCGCTCTCCCCCTCGATTTCAGTGAGGTCACCATTACCCGCCGGGTATACCGGGACGGGTCGGGGGAGTATTTCATTAACCGCACCCCTTGCCGGCTCCGGGACGTGCAGGAACTGTTCTACGACACCGGGATTGCCCGGGATGGGTACTCCCTGGTGGGTCAGGGCCGGGTGGAAGAAATCCTCTCCGCCCGCCCCGAAGAGCGGCGCCTGCTCCTGGAAGAGGCCGCCGGTATCGTGAGGGCCCGCCAGCGGCGCCGGGAGGCCCTGGCCCGGCTGGAGGCCAGCAACCGGGACATGGAGCGCCTGGGCGACGTGCTGGCCGAACTGGAACTCCAGATGCAGCCGCTGGAGGAGGAGGCCCGCCGGGCCCGGGAGTGGGAGGGGTACCGCCAGCAGAGGGACGCTGCCCTTCTTGTGCTCACGTGGCGGGAAAGGGTGGAGGTGGCCCGGCAATTGGCACTGGCCTCGCAAGCGGTGGCCAAGCTGCAGTCCACCTGCCGGGTGGAGCAGGAGAAGTCGGCCCGCCTGGAGGAGAGCTATCAAGCGGTCCGGCAGGAGGAGAAAGCCCGCCAGCAGGAACGGCAAAAGCTCCAGGACGAGCTCATGTCCCTTTCCGGCCTCGTGTCTGAGGCGGGCCGCGAGCTGGCCCGGTGGGAGGAGCGGGTGCGTTCCCTGGAAGCCGACATCGCCCGTCTGCGGGAAGAGAAGGAAAGCGTGGTGGCCCGCCTGGGTGCGGCCCACGAACGGGTGGAGGAGTCCGGGCGGGCTCTGGATTCCTGGCAGGCGACGTGGGGAGAGGCGGCCCGGGAACTGGGGGCCCTGAGGGCGGAACTGCGCGGGCAGCAGGAGGCCGTTCGGCGTCTGGCCGCCGATCTGGAGGCCAGGAAGGGCGAACTCATCGACCTGCTGGGGAGGGGAGCCTCTGCGCGCAATCGCCAGGTGGCCCTGGAGTCCGAGGCCCGCCAACTGGACGAATCCCTGCAGCGCGCGGGGCAGAGGCGGCAGGAGATGGAGGAGGCCCTGCGTCGGGTCGATGAGGACTTGCTGGTGCTCTCGGAGCACGAGAAGCGGGCCCGCTCCCGGCAGGTGGAGCTGAAGGCGGAGGGGGAACGGGCGCGGGCGGAGAGGGAGAAGGCCCGCGCCCGGCGGACGGAGCAGGAGACCGCGTTCCGCCAGGCCGAGGCCGCTTATCACCAGGTGTCGTCGCGGCTGGGGGCCCTGCGCGAACTGGAAGAGTCTTTCGCCGGGTTCGCCCGGGGGCCGCGGGCTTTGCTGGAGGCAAAGCGGCGGGAACCTTCTGCGTTCCCCGGCTTGGTAGGCCCGGTCTCTGCCATCCTGGACGTCCCCAGCCAGTACGAGACGGCTGTGGAGGTGGCCCTGGGGGCCGCCGTGCAGGATATGGTGGTGAAGACGGTGGAGGATGCCCGCCAGGCCATCGCCTTCCTCAAGCGCACGCAGGCGGGATGGGCTACCTTCCTGCCCCTGGATTCCCTGCGTCCCACCCCCTTGAGCCCTGCGGAGCGGGCAGCCCTCCGGCGCGACGGCATCCTGGGGGTGGCCTCGGACCTGATCACTTTCCTGCCCGAGCACCGGCCCGCCGTGGAGTACCTGCTGGGCCGCACCGTGTTGGCCCGCGACCTGCCCGCTGCCCTGTCTTACGCCCGGGCGGTGGGATTCCGGGTCCGGGTGGTAACCCTGGAAGGTGACGTGGTGTTCCCGGGGGGTAGCCTGGCCGGGGGATGGAGGAAGGGTTCCCGGAGCGGGGTATTGGGGCGCACCCGCGAGATGTCCCTGCTGGAAGAGAAAACGAGGGAACTCGCGGACCTGATGGAGGCCTGTCGCCGGGCGGGGGAAGAGGCGGCCCGGGAAGAGCAGGTGTGGGGGCAGCGGCTGGCGGAGGCCCAGGAAGAACTGCGGGGGTTGGAGGTATACCTGGCGGGTCTGGGCAAGGAGGTACAGGCCAAGAAGGCCGAGCGCCAGAGGCTGGTGGGAGACCTGGCGGGGCTGGAACTGGAGCGAAGCGTACAGGAGACCAGGCTGGCGGAACTGAAGCAGGAGATCCTGGCCTGGGAAGAACGGTTGAGGGAACTGGAGTCTGCCCGGGGGGATATGGAGGCCACCATCTCGTCCCTCACGGAGAGGCTCGAGGAAGCCCGGGAGAGGCAGCACTCCCTCGAGCAGCAAGAGGTCGCCCTGCGGGTGCGGCTGGCCGGGCAGGAGGAGCAGCGCGCCCGTCTGGAAGAGGCGGCTGCCCGGGCCCGGGAGGAACTGGGCGCCCTCACCCGGGCGCGGGAGGCGGTGGAGGAGGCTCTGGGGGCACGCTGCCGTGAACTCGAGGAAGCACGGGAGCAGTGCAGGTACTGGCAGGAGGAGCTCGCATCCGGCTCCGCCCGTCACCAGGAAGGCAAGGAACGGATGGAAAAGTCCGCCATCGAGGCGGAGCGGGTGGCGCGGCGCCTTGCTTCGTTGGAGCGCGCCCGGCGCCAGGTCGAACGCAGGCTGGCGGAAGCGCAGGAAGCCCTCCACGCCGCCCGCCTGGAAGAGGTGCGCCTGGGGCTGCGCGTAGAGGAACTGGACCAGCGCCTGGCCCAGCGCTTCTCGTGTTCGCCGGCGGAGGCCGAGCAGCGTGTGGCAGAGAACCCCTTCAAGGAATTCGACACCACCGCCCTGCAGGAGATGGTGGGGGATCTGGAGGCTCGTATGCGCGATCTGGAACCCGTCAACCTGGCGGCGGCGGGGGAATACGTCCGGCTCCGGGAGCGTCACCAGTTCCTCTCGGACCAGCGCCGCGACCTGGAGGAAGGTCGGGCAAAGCTGGGTCAGGTGATCAGGGAACTGGAGCGGGAGATGAGGGAGAAGTTTACCAGGACCTTTGCCGAGGTGCGGGAGCGATTTGCGGCCACCTTCGCTCAGGTTTTCGGTGGCGGCAAGGCGGACCTCGTCCTGGTCGGCTCCGATCCCCTGGAGGCGGGGATTGAGGTGGTGGCTCAACCACCGGGGAAGAAGCTGCAGCACCTTTCTCTGCTTTCCGGGGGAGAGCGTACCCTGTGCGCCATCGCGCTTCTGTTTGCCCTGTTGCAGACCCGTCCCAGCCGTTTCTGTCTCTTCGACGAGGTGGATGCCAACCTGGATGAGGCAAATGTAGACCGGTTCGCCCGCTTCCTGCGGGAACTCTCTTCCGCGGGGCAGTTCCTGGTGGTTACTCACCAGAAGGGTACCATGGAGGTGGCGGACGTCCTGTACGGTACCACCATGGAGGAGTCCGGGGTATCGCGGGTGGTTTCCCTCCGTCTTACCGGGGCCTCCTAGCTGTGGCCGGTCGGTGACGGGGGGCGCGCGGGATGGATGAAATGGATGGGGGGAGATGCTACGGGTTCCTGGTGGAGCAAGTGGCGGGGGAGCCTGGCCCGGACCAGGGATAGCCTGGTCAGCCAGGCGGCCAGGTGGTTTGGAGGCGCCCGCGATGAGGAGGCGTGGCAGGAGCTGGAGGACGCCCTCATCAGCGCCGACGTGGGCGTGGACATGACGGGCAGGTTGTTGCGCGCGGCCCGGGCGGCGCGCAACCGGGACCCGCGCCAGGCCCTGCGCGAGGAAATCCTGAAGCTGCTCGCGGGGGCGGAGGGCCGCCTGGTCCTGCCGGGGCCGCTGGATGTGATCATGGTGGTGGGGGTTAACGGCACCGGGAAGACCACCACCATCGGCAAGCTGGCCTACAGGCTGCGGCAGGAAGGGAAGAAAGTGGTGGTGGCGGCCGCCGATACCTTCCGCGCCGCCGGCATAGATCAGCTGGCCATATGGGCGAGCCGGGCGGGTGCGGAACTTGTGCGTCACCGGGAAGGCAGTGACCCCGCCGCGGTGGCGTTCGACGCCGTGCAGGCCGCCCGCGCCCGTGGTTACCAGGCGGTGATCGTGGATACGGCGGGCAGGCTCCACACCCGGGTCAATCTGATGGAGGAGCTCAAAAAGATCCACCGCGTGATGGGCCGGGAACTGGCCGGGGCACCCCACGAGGTGCTGCTGTGCCTGGACGCCCACACCGGGCAAAACGCCCTCCAGCAGGCCCGCATTTTCCTGGATGCGGTGGGGGTTACCGGCATCGTGGTCACCAAGCTGGATGGCACTGCCCGGGCCGGGGTGGTGGTGGCGATCGCGGACCAGCTCCACATCCCCATCAAGCTGGCCGGCCTGGGAGAAGGCATTGAAGACCTGGCGGATTTTTCTGCCCGCGACTTCGTGGAAGCGCTGTTGCCGTCCTAGCAGCCCGGAAACGTACCTGTACCCATCCCTCCTGCACCAGCGTCTTGACAGCGTTCCTCGGCAGGGGTACCATCTCTTTGCATTTGGCGGTGTCTCACCATGCTGCCCGCAGGATAGAGTGTTGCGCTGTGCGGGGGGCGGGTGACGCCAGGGGGGCTGGCGGTGGCGTTCGAGAACCTCACTGCCCGTCTGGGAGATGTATTCCGCAGGCTGCGGGGGAAAGGGAAGCTGACCGAGGCCGACGTCAACGAGGCCCTGCGCGAGGTGCGGGTCGCCTTGCTCGAGGCGGACGTGAACCTCAAGGTGGTACGGGACCTGGTGGCCCGGGTGCGGGAACGCGCGGTGGGAGAAGAGGTGATGGCCTCTCTCACTCCCGCCCAGACGGTGCTCAAGATCGTCTACGAGGAGATGACCCGGATCCTGGGGGGAAAGGCCTCCCGTTTAGACCTGGGGGGCAATTCGCCCGTCCCCATCATGCTGGTGGGGCTGCACGGGTCGGGTAAGACTACCACGGCGGGCAAGCTTGCCCTCACTTTGCGCAAACAGGGGCGTTTCCCCCTCCTGGTGGCCACCGATGTGTACCGCCCCGCCGCTCCCCGGCAACTGGAAGTGGTGGCCCAGCAGGCTCAGGTACCCTTCTTCTTCCTGCCCGGGGCTTCCCCCCTGGTCATTGCCCGGCGGGGCCTGGAGCATGCCCGGCAGACCGGGCGGGACGTGGTGCTCGTCGACACGGCCGGGCGGCTGCAGGTGGACACCGAGCTGATGGCCGAACTGCAGGATATGAAGGCGGCCTTGGGGCCGCGGGAATGCCTCCTGGTGGTGGACGCCATGACCGGCCAGGAAGCGGTGAACGTGGCCCGCGCCTTCCACGAGCAACTGGGGCTCACCGGGGTCATCCTCACCAAGCTGGACGGTGACGCCCGGGGAGGAGCGGCCCTGTCCGTGCTGGCCGTCACCGGGTGTCCGGTAAAGCTGGTGGGCACGGGTGAGAAGCTGGACGCCCTGGAATCCTTCCATCCCGACCGCATGGCTTCCCGCATCCTCGGTATGGGCGACCTGGCCAGCCTGGTGGAGAAAGCGGAAGCGGCGGTGGAGGCACAAAGGGTACGGGAGCTCGAGCGGAAAATCCGCAGCCAGGAGTTCACCCTGGATGATTACCTGGAGCAGTTGAAGCAGGTCCGGAAAATGGGCCCCCTGGACCAGTTGCTGAGTCTCATCCCGGGCCTGGGGCGGTCCGTTCCCCAGGTGCAGGTGGACGAGAAGGACCTGGTGCGCACGGAGGCCATCATCTGCTCCATGACCAGGGAAGAACGGCGTAACCCCGCCATCATCGGGGCGAGCCGCAAGCGGCGCATCGCCGCCGGGAGCGGTACCACCGTGCAGGACGTCAACCGGGTACTCAAGGGCTACGAGCAGGCTCGTCGGCTGCTCAAGCAGCTTCCCGATATGGAGAAGACCATCAAAAAAGGAGGAGGTCGTCTGTGGCGGTAAGGATCAGGTTAAAGCGGATGGGGGCGAAGAATCGTCCCTTTTACAGGCTGGTGGTGGCTGATTCCCGGTCTCCCCGGGATGGACGGTTCATCGAGGAAATAGGGTACTACGATCCCACCACCGAGCCGGCCACCGTGTCCGTAAAGCAGGAACGGGTCCTGGACTGGCTGCGCAAGGGAGCCCAGCCCTCGGATACGGCCCGTGCCCTCCTGGAGAAGAGCGGGACCTGGCGGGCCTGGCAGGAGGAGCGTAAGAGCCGGAAGGAACGGTGATGGCCGTGAAGGAACTGGTGGAACTGCTGGTGAGGGCCCTGGTGGATAACCCCGAGGAAGTTGAAGTATCCGAAGTGGAAGGCGAGCGCTCGGTAGTGCTGGAAGTGCGGGTGGCCCCGGAGGACGTGGGCAAGGTGATCGGGAAGCAGGGGCGCATCGTGCAGGCGCTGCGGACGGTGGTCAAGGCGGCGGCGGCCCGGGAGGGCAAGAAGGCCGTAGTGGAGATCCTGCAGTGACGGGAACCGTGCCTGCCGGCGGGGCAGAGGTGGTGTCCCTCACCGTGAAATGCCCGGTGACCGTCAAGGTGAGGGTCACCGACCGGTGGAAGTTACGGGTGGCCGGAGAGTTGCAGGAGGCCCTGCGGCGCACCGAGCAGGAGCTGGCGCAACTGGAGGGTCAGTTGCGTCGCCTGCAGGGGGCAGGAGAGCAGGCAGCCTGGCGGGAGCACGCCCAAAACGAAATGCGCCGACGACAGGAGCGCAAGTCCCAAATACTGGAGCAGCTTCGGCATCTGGCCCGGCTGGAGCCGGGAACTGAGGTGGTGCAGGGCCAGGTGGAGGGGCTGGCCTGCGTGGTGGTGGGCGACCGCTGGGATCAGGTGACCGCCCTGGAGGTGGTCCTGGAAGACGGAGTGGTGGTGGAAATCCGCACCGGGCGCGAAGCGCATCCTCCGTCCCTCGCCGCGATGCCAGCTTCCCGCCCCTCGTCGGACTCGCATGAGGGGGAACACCGCAGGGAATGAGCACGGAACCGGAACGGGTCACCATAGGGGAAGTAACCCGCCCCCACGGGGTCCGGGGGGAGGTGCGGGTGAGGCCCCTAACTGCCCACCCGGAGCGCTTCCTGGGCCTGGAGGAAGTCTACGTGGGGGGCGCCAGGCGCCGGGTGCGGAGGGCAAGGTTGGCCGGAGATGAGGTCATCCTGGCCCTGGAAGGATCCGAAACTCGCGACCAGGCTGAGGTCCTCCGCGGCCAGTCCCTGGAGGTCGATCGCGAAGAGGTATTTCCGCTCCCGGAGGGAGAGTATTACTGGTTCCAGCTCAAGGGGCTGCGGGTGTTCACGCCCGACGGCCGCGAGGTGGGAACGGTGGTGGACGTGGAGCCCAACCCGGCCCACGATTTGCTGGTGGTCGAGGCACCTCACGTCCTCGCCGGCCCTGCGGACCGGGGGGGTGAGGGTCGGGTGACACGACGTCGCGCCGGTGGGGCCGGTCCCCGCCGGTTCCTGGTGCCGGCCGTGCGCGCACTGGTGGCCGAGGTTGACCTGCCCGGCCGCCGTCTGGTGATAAACGACATCCCCGGCCTCCTGGAGTGAAATGGCGATGCGGGTTACGTTCTTATCCCTATTTCCGGAGATGTTCCCCGGCCCCCTGGGCACCAGCATTCTGGGGAAGGCTTGTGAGCGGGGCATCCTCCAGGTGGAGCTGGTGGATATCAGGGACTTTGCCCGCGACAAGCACCGCATCACCGACGATGTGCCCTTCGGCGGTGGCCCGGGCATGGTCATGAAGCCGGAACCCATCGTGGCGGCCCTGGAGGCCGTGCTGGGCCGAACCCTGGAACCCGCCCCCGCCCACGTGGTGGAAGCCGGGCACGGGCCCTACCGGCCTGCCCTGGCCCGCGAGGGCGTGCGGGTGGTGCTGCTTACCCCCCAGGGACGCACTTTCTGCCAGGAGATGGCCGAGGAACTGGCCGGGTGCCGCCACCTGGTGCTGGTATGCGGCCACTACGAGGGAGTGGACGAGCGGGTCCGCTTCTTCGTGACCGACGAGGTATCGATCGGTGACTACGTGCTCACGGGGGGAGAAATACCGGCCCTGGTAGTGGCGGACGCGGTGTGCCGGTTGGTGCCGGGGGTGGTGGGAGACCCCCAGTCGCCCCGCACCGATTCCTTCGCCCTGGGCCTGCTGGAAGGGCCTCAGTACACCCGGCCCCGCTCTTTCCGGGGCCTGGAGGTCCCGCCCGTGTTGCTTTCCGGCGACCATGCCGCCATCCGTGCCTGGCAGCGGCAGCAGTCCCTGCGCCGCACCTTGCTCCGCCGGCCCGACCTGCTGGCGCGGGCGAGGCTCACCGAAAAGGACGTGGAGATGCTGAGCACTATGCGCCACGAAGTGGCAGGACGCCGGGAGCCTGTGCTATAATACCACGTTGTCGGAAAGGAGCGCCCGAGATTGGATCTCATCAGGTTGGTGGAACAGCAGCAAATGCGCCGTGATTTGCCCGATTTCCGGCCCGGTGACACGGTCCGCGTGCACGTGCGTGTGGTCGAGGGGGGCCGGGAGAGGTCTCAGGTCTTCGAAGGGATTGTCATCCAGCGTCAGGGCGGAGGCCTGGGGGAGACCTTTACCGTTCGGCGGATATCCTACGGCGTGGGTGTGGAACGCACTTTTCTCTTGCACTCCCCGCGCCTGGAGAAAATCGAGGTGGTGCGCCGGGGCCGGGTGAGGCGGGCCAAGCTCTTCTACCTACGTGGCTTGAGCGGCCGGGCGGCGCGGGTGAAGGAAATGAAGGAGCGGCCGGGGCAAGGCTAGGGGGCCGCGGGAGTGAGTCGGCAGCGGGGGTGGTGGCGCGACGCGGTCCAGACAGTCCTCCTGGCCGGACTGCTTGCGCTGGTCATCCGGGTCTTCGTGGTGGAGCCGTTTCGCGTGGACGGGCCCTCGATGGAGCCTACCCTTTTCACCGGAGAACGCCTGCTCGTCGACAAGATCTCCTATCGCTTTCACCCTCCCCGCCGGGGTGACGTGGTGGTCTTCCGCAACCCCCGCAATCTCCGGGAGGACTACATAAAGCGCGTGGTGGCTCTCCCCGGGGACAAGGTGGAGATGCGGCTCGGTAGGCTGTACGTGAACGACCAGCCCGTCCCGGAGCCCTACGTATTGAGGGATGGCATCTCCACCTACGGGCCCGAGGTGATCCCTCCGGGATACTGCTTTGTCCTGGGTGACAACCGGGCCAACAGCCGCGATTCTCGCTTCTTCGGGCCCGTCCCCCTACACCTCATTAAGGGGCGGGCCTGGATCATCTTCTGGCCCCCGGCCCGCATCCACGTGCTGGCCGGCCGCTCCTCCAGCATCCCCTGACTCCCCCCAAGGGGGCCACCCAGGGAAGGACCGGGCGATGCCTTGAACATTGAGATCATCACCGTAGGCATTCTCCGTGAGCGCTACCTCAAAGAGGGTGTGGCCGATTACGTCCGGCGCCTGCGGCGGTATGCGCCCCTGGTCATAACCGAGGTGCCGGAGGCGCACATTTTCCCCGGAGCGGGCAGTGCGGAAGTCGAGGCGGCCAAGGCAAGGGAGGGAGAGGAAATCTTGCGCCGCCTGGGCCGGGGGACTCATGTCGTGGCCCTGGACGAGGGAGGAGAGATGCTCAGTTCCGCCCAACTGGCCGCCTGGCTGGACAAACTGGCGGCCAGCGGCGTGGGCCGGGTGGTATTCGTCATCGGCGGTCCCCGCGGCCTTTCCCGGGCGGTACTGGACAGGGCCGATTTCCGCCTATCCCTTTCCCGTCTTACCTTCCCCCACGAGATTGCCTGCTTGCTCCTGCTGGAGCAGCTATACCGTGCGTTTAAGATCAACCGCCGCGAGCCGTACCACTACTAGTACTAGCCATCTACAGGTGCGGCCCTGTGCCACCCGCCTGGCGGGATTCTCACACGGTGCGTAGGCCTGCCGCCTGCTGCCAGGGGCTTGTTCGACGTTGGTGTGGGGAGCTTCCCCCGGCGCAGGGTGGCGGACGTGCCCCTGCTTGTCGCTGGGTGCCAGGTATTGACAGGTGCTGTCAGACTGTGGTATAAGAGGGTAACGATGGAAGGGAGGTGTCATCCGGCCCAGGATACGGTACTGATGTGGTTGGGGTTTGGTCTCGTTGCCGGGAGAAGGTGGGGGTGGGGCTGATCCGGTGGAGGAGGTGAGGATTTGGCAGATCCGGGAGAGGAAGTGGCAGCCAGGTACCTGGAGGAGCTCGGGTACCGTATTGTGGCGCGCAACTACCGCACGCGGTGGGGGGAAATCGACATCATCGCGCGGGATGGGCCGGTACTGGCATTTGTGGAAGTGAGGCGGCGGGGTGCCGGGAGCCTGGCCCACCCCGCCGAGACGGTGGGCAGGAGCAAGCGGGAACGGCTGGCCAGGACGGCGGCTGATTTCCTGGGAAACCGGGGCTGGTGGCACTTCGCGTGTCGGTTCGACGTGGTCACCATCACAGACAGTGAGGAGCCGGAAGTAAGGCTCATCCGGGACGCGTTTTGATCTCTGTTCATAGCCAGACGCTTTGTCTTGCGGTCAAGGAGGTGGGGATCGTGACCGTTAGGGAGACATGTCGTCGTTTTTGGCTGGGTTCGT is a genomic window containing:
- a CDS encoding KH domain-containing protein encodes the protein MKELVELLVRALVDNPEEVEVSEVEGERSVVLEVRVAPEDVGKVIGKQGRIVQALRTVVKAAAAREGKKAVVEILQ
- a CDS encoding YlqD family protein produces the protein MTGTVPAGGAEVVSLTVKCPVTVKVRVTDRWKLRVAGELQEALRRTEQELAQLEGQLRRLQGAGEQAAWREHAQNEMRRRQERKSQILEQLRHLARLEPGTEVVQGQVEGLACVVVGDRWDQVTALEVVLEDGVVVEIRTGREAHPPSLAAMPASRPSSDSHEGEHRRE
- the rimM gene encoding ribosome maturation factor RimM (Essential for efficient processing of 16S rRNA), which produces MSTEPERVTIGEVTRPHGVRGEVRVRPLTAHPERFLGLEEVYVGGARRRVRRARLAGDEVILALEGSETRDQAEVLRGQSLEVDREEVFPLPEGEYYWFQLKGLRVFTPDGREVGTVVDVEPNPAHDLLVVEAPHVLAGPADRGGEGRVTRRRAGGAGPRRFLVPAVRALVAEVDLPGRRLVINDIPGLLE
- the trmD gene encoding tRNA (guanosine(37)-N1)-methyltransferase TrmD gives rise to the protein MRVTFLSLFPEMFPGPLGTSILGKACERGILQVELVDIRDFARDKHRITDDVPFGGGPGMVMKPEPIVAALEAVLGRTLEPAPAHVVEAGHGPYRPALAREGVRVVLLTPQGRTFCQEMAEELAGCRHLVLVCGHYEGVDERVRFFVTDEVSIGDYVLTGGEIPALVVADAVCRLVPGVVGDPQSPRTDSFALGLLEGPQYTRPRSFRGLEVPPVLLSGDHAAIRAWQRQQSLRRTLLRRPDLLARARLTEKDVEMLSTMRHEVAGRREPVL
- the rplS gene encoding 50S ribosomal protein L19; translated protein: MDLIRLVEQQQMRRDLPDFRPGDTVRVHVRVVEGGRERSQVFEGIVIQRQGGGLGETFTVRRISYGVGVERTFLLHSPRLEKIEVVRRGRVRRAKLFYLRGLSGRAARVKEMKERPGQG
- the lepB gene encoding signal peptidase I, translated to MSRQRGWWRDAVQTVLLAGLLALVIRVFVVEPFRVDGPSMEPTLFTGERLLVDKISYRFHPPRRGDVVVFRNPRNLREDYIKRVVALPGDKVEMRLGRLYVNDQPVPEPYVLRDGISTYGPEVIPPGYCFVLGDNRANSRDSRFFGPVPLHLIKGRAWIIFWPPARIHVLAGRSSSIP
- a CDS encoding 23S rRNA (pseudouridine(1915)-N(3))-methyltransferase RlmH, giving the protein MNIEIITVGILRERYLKEGVADYVRRLRRYAPLVITEVPEAHIFPGAGSAEVEAAKAREGEEILRRLGRGTHVVALDEGGEMLSSAQLAAWLDKLAASGVGRVVFVIGGPRGLSRAVLDRADFRLSLSRLTFPHEIACLLLLEQLYRAFKINRREPYHY
- a CDS encoding YraN family protein; the protein is MADPGEEVAARYLEELGYRIVARNYRTRWGEIDIIARDGPVLAFVEVRRRGAGSLAHPAETVGRSKRERLARTAADFLGNRGWWHFACRFDVVTITDSEEPEVRLIRDAF